The stretch of DNA CATATGCATTGAACATTGAACCTTCTTAACCAATTGAATTCAGGTGCTCACTTCGACAGGATCAGTTGATAATGGATATATTCAACTTCATAAAGATTTCTTGGAGGTTACTTCTATCCATGCTCGACTTATTCTGATTTGTCTACTGTATATTTTTCCTATTGTCACCCCACCCCCTGAACTGATGATAAACTACTACAGGTGTTAGATTTTGTAAATGATGCAATTGTTACTCTGGATTCCTTTGTTGGTGCTTATCAACCTGCTGCTTTGTTGTTCTGTACTAATTTTGAAATGAGGTAAGCTTCTCATTCATCCCAATGATGTTTGATGCCTTCGAGGCCATTCCTTGTCTCTTCATTCTGTAATGGTGCTTATCTCCTTGATTGCAGCTATGGTGTTGAGGAATTACTGAATACCCTTTCAAGATTGTATGATTCATTGTTACCATCATTGCTTCAGGGTTTTAAAGTATTATCCAAGTCCCAGAGCAATGGATTGGCATCACCTGACAGCATGCTTAGTGACACTGCTCTTGGTATAAGGATGTTATCAAAGAGAACAGTCAGATTTGGTTGGAGATTGTTGCACTACTGCTATTTAAATGATCAACTTAAGGGGCATGATGCTCAAACTTCTACTAAGATGTTTCCAGCTAATGTTGAAGACCCTATTATCAGGGGAGATATCTTGGTTCAAACACTCAAAGATATAAACAGAGAGGCCTATAACTCTTCTCAACTGAACCATGGAAATACTTTTCTCAAATCACTTGAAAGTGAATTTCAGTTAATGAGCCAGATTGACAACATTCGAAACAAAGGTAAACAATCAAATTATTCACCCAATTACCGCTTGTAATGTTTCGTATGTGATCTAATAGCTTATTTGTATAAGTTATCACAAAGTGTTAATGGCTCCCAAACGAAcatttttttgcatatatttatgtaaaatgTTTATCCTACTGTGAAGCCTGCTCATACAATCGTTCTGTGAGTTAACACAGCTGAAAATGTGATATGCTTCATGTTTTTTTAGAAGGTTAGATTTCCACTTTTATTAAGTATCGTCTCCCAATAAATGGCAAACTTTGGATAGCAGGAGTTCAAATCATTTGTTAGAAGGAAATATTCTTGTCAGAATCACCATTcaattggattttttttgtgCTTATGAGTCTGATTTCTTCATTTGAACTGACATTTCCCCCTATCATATAGCCTGTTGTTTAGATGATGCTTAATTCCCTGTCAACTCtcctatatattttttttctgaaggGTGTGGTATAGAGTGTTATCTTTTAAAGAAAGGATGTCCTGCATGGAACTACACATGTAATTTTACAAATATCCACCATTTAACCTTAAAAGGTTGCTAATCAAGTGTTTCTTAGGTCAAATTTTCGAACTGAGTTCGAACATGTTTCTACATTAATAGCGAACTCTAGGGTAAGTAAAGGAGGATTTAAACCTGATTAAAGTTTATATTGAGCATTTCAACTGTTCTGGTAGTTCTATTTTGTTGATATCATCCTCAATATTTGAGTTATGGTTTCATAAGAAAGTGTACCAGTTATTTCTAGATTCTGTCATGTGAATAACTTACCACAGCATTGTTTAATTAATTTACATGCTGTATTTTCTTTTACTTTTGAACTCATATTGATGACAGAGACTTTTTGTGAAATGTACTTTGTTTCTTCCACTCTTAACAGGATGGATGTACATGGATGATGAGCAGTTCCAGTTTATATCACGTTTGTGTGGATCTACTCACACTTGGAATAGTATACCTGATTTGCCAGTCTCTTCTCATGGTGGTGATTTACAACAAAGGGATGAGGAAATGGCGATGGTTGAGTCCAAGATTAGTCAGATAAGGGACCTTTTTCCTGATTATGGGAAGGGTTTCCTTGCTGCTTGCCTGGAAGCCTACAACCTGAACCCTGAGGAAGTTATCCAAAGGATATTAGAAGGAACACTTCATCAAGATCTTCTAGCTCTGGATACTTCATTAGAAGAGATGCCACAGAAAAAAGCACCAACTGCTGTAAAGGATAAAGGAAAGGGCATATTGGTGGAGATTGCACCTCAAATTACAGCGAAACCCCATAAAGTTGCTCAGGCACGTTACATTGTTCAAGATGGCCCATCTTCTGCAGCTTCATCAGCACCCCAGGGCTCATCTTCTGCAATTTCATCAGCATCACAGGGCCCATCTTCTGCAGTTTCATCAGAATTTCagggatcatcttctacaatttCATCTGTATCACAGGGCTCATCTTCTGCAGTTTCATCAGAATTCCAGGGATCATCTGCAGTGTCATCTGCCCCACAAGGTAGATTTACAAGGAAGGCCAATGATGATTTACCTGACACTGCAATTCTGGACTCGAAAAATGCTAAAGATGCTGTTAGATCGGTTATCCTTGATTCCCAATATGAATATGAAGACGAGTATGATGATTCATTTGATGATCTTGGCTTCAGTGTGGTAGAGTCAAGTTATGAGGAAACTGATGGTGCCAATGACACTGATACTTCATCACATGGGCCAAGATGGAGTTCACAGAAGAAACCGCAGTTCTATGTCAAGGACGGGAAGAATTACAGTTATAAGGTTGCTGGTTCAGTTGCTGTATCCAGTGCTCGAGAAGCAGCTGTCATGAGGCAAACTCAAAAAGATACAATCTATGGTCTTGGCCGTGGTGGAAATGTTCCTTTTGGTGTTCCCAGTAGGCAACATATAGATGTGGAGGAAGAGGAGCTTCATGATGCAAACAACTACGGCAGAGGAGATTCAAATCCCCGTGGCCGAGGAAGAAGGGGTGGCAGGGGTCAAGGCAACTCTCTAGAGGAGAATGAGAACCCCAGTGGACAAGGCTATGGCCGCGCTGGTAGAAGAGGGGGCTGGAATCAAGGCAGCATGGCTGAGGAAAATGGGAACCCTAATGGTCAACAAGGATTTGGCCGTGGTGGTAGAAGAGGGGGCTCAAATCAGCGCAGTCCAGCTGAGGAAGACTCTAACTCTCTAGGAAGACAACAAGGTTTTGGCCACGGTGCAAGACAGGGAAGGAACCATGACCGTCCTGCAGAGAACAGCGAAGATCATGATCCAGCAGAGGGCTTTGCTCGAGGTGTGCCAGTGCCCCGGGGTGGCGACCCTGGTAGGGGAGGTGGCCCTGGAAGGAGAGGTGGCCAGAATCATCACCGGAGAGATCGGGCAATGAAGAAGCATATGCAAGGATTGACAGGGCTGTAGCTTCTAGTAGCATTAAACTTTGAAGAgctgaactgtaaatgcatttTTTTTGGAGGCACTCAATACATAGACCAGCCAGAATCTTGTACGTGTAACCCTCCATAGGTGCTCGTCTATATGTATTTTCGAAAGTAGCATATGTAATGAGAACACCATAGAGGGGAATGGAGTACTTTGTTTCGTGTAGTGCTGCGCACTTGTCGTTCATGTTCATGGTGCTTTTTAGTTCTCACTCAAACCTCCATACTCTCAAATGCAGACCTGTGTTTTTACTCTGTATGGTCATCGTGCCTGTTCGTGTTCGCGTTTTGAGGAATATATGAGCTCTTGGACTGAAGTATTTGTGGTGGAGCCACGCTTATGGAAAATCACTTCATCAGTTCCTGATGTGTCGTATTGTCATGTTGATGCGAGTAATTTGAAACTGTTTGTGCAATGATAGGAATCCTATGAAATGGCTGAAGTTGCATGGGTTCGCAGCCCACCAATCTGGCCCAGGGGGCTACTCGGAGCCCCAGGCCCAGAAGCCTCGTTTCCTCCACCAGGTGATCCCACTATACTCTCTCTAAAAAAAAGGTGATCCCACTATAAATATCCCCGTAACCGTCGGCCGCCACTTCCACCTCTCCGCTGATCAGCCGCTCATCGCCGGTGTACGAAGCGTCGACGCCAAGCGCCGCCCTGCCCCTCCGAGTCTCcgacccggcgccgccgcccttaGCCGACGAGTTGGGACCATGGCTCGGTAAGAACTTGTCATTTTCCTTCACTCCCCGCGATCCAGGACGATACGGTTTCCATCCACTAGATTTGAGTGGTTTTCGTGGTCAGAAAGTTGTAAGATCTAGGCGATGTCGTTTGGATGGTAGTTGAGAGCTCCCCCACGATCCGGGACGATGCGGTTTCCATCCACTGTAATTGAGGGGGTTTTCGTGGTCAGAAAGTTGTATTGTAGATCAGGATGGTTGTTTGGATGGCAGTTGTATACGGCACTGGAGAAAGAGGGGAGAAAAAGGGGATCGTATGGGGGTTGATCAGAGGGTAGATGAAGGGGAACggttttagggtttaggtttAGCTGGGGATGAGAAGGTTGATAAAGGGaacgggtttagggtttaggtttaATTGGGGGTCGTGGAAGGAACGGAAAAGAGAGAAGCGCTCTCAAGCGCCTGACTGGCGGCTGATAAGCTTCCATAGCTCCATGTCTCATCACCTGGTTCAAGTTGCCATGCTCATGCTTCTGGAGCAAGTTCGACAGCCTTAGGTGTTCTGTACCCCTTCGAATTTTGGCACAATCTTAGTCTACATTTCAGATATGTACTGGATCGTTTGATCTATATATATGCAATTGTTAGATATGTTTCCCTTGTAGCTCAGGCTTTTGTTTACTTAATTGTTGCATCAGCCATCAAGCGTCACTGTCAGTCTCAAATTGTTTATCAGGAAGTTTTAGCCATCCTAAATAGCGTTCCTGTTTCATATTTTAGGTTGTGCTCCACTTCTGCATTCTGTTCAGATGTTTATGTAGGAAGGATAGATTGTGTATGAATCATGGGTTATATTGCATTGAGCGTTGAGGGCGAATATATAGGGGTACAAGTACAAGACTTTGAGGACAAGAAGCCTCCCCTAGATATTTCCTATACTACTAAATATAACATCCCCCGCAGGTGCAGGtttgcttgttcttgttgtcctaccatgttCACTGCTGTTGCCACGAGGTCATATGAATGTTTGCGATTTCTCTATGCATTTTTGTGAGTCTTTTTGTAATTAAGAGATAAGAGACTCGATTGAGCTAGTTTTAGTCACCTGATAATTTTATATGCACATTTGCACTTCAAATGCACGCACACATGCATAGATTGGGTTCACTGCTTCACTATACGACCCTGTGGCTAATGATGTatcattatttttcttttttctagtATCGGTTCTCAGTTGGTACCATGTCTGAATTGCATGATACGATGATTGGTAGTCCGTGGCGGTAGAATCAGTTCGATGCAAGTATATCCAATGAAAGGAAACAATCCTCAAAAATTCTTCTCTCTGATTGAGCATTAGCATTCTCAATTCATTTTATTTGTCGCTTTAAATGTGTTTGAACAAAATTAGTTTCTCTGTTGGTATAATTTCTTCTATTCTTTTTTGATTATATGTTAGTACAAGTAATCTTTTTGGAAGGCTTAAATTGCCAAGGTTTCATTCTGGTTACTTATACTATATATGCACATACATTTAAATGAAAATTTACTTAGTAATATGATTTGTCGTATTTCAGCCAACAGCTAGGAAAAACCCTTCTTAAGAGTGCTAGGTTTAGGGATCTAGTGGAGCAGTCTGGTGAGTTGAAGGGGAAGAATAGTGGTGAGAAAAGGTATTGCCTCTCTAGTGGCTTTTTTTATAACCAGCATTTTCTTGGGTCCTTCAGTGTTGTTTTATGGACAATGTGTACTTATATTTTGATTGTGGTGATATGCATTATGTTTTCATTCCTAGGTTTGTTTCACTTGATAAAAATTTTGAGTCAAAAGGGATTTGATACTTTCTGCTTGTTTTTGTTATCTGATGATTATTTCAAGGGCTCTTACTTGATAACATGGAGTTTGTTGTTTACATGCAAAAATGCATTTTGGTCGCAATTGGTCTAGGACAAAAAAACCAACCCCTATTGAAATAACAATAACTGTTTGAGAGTATGAGAAGTAGCCTAAATTAGTTCTGACAATGATCTGCCGAAGACTTGGCATGGTTTTATCCTTTTGTTTTTCACCGCTGTATAAACGTGTTGCATTTGCATGAAAATTTACACATTAATATGGTTTGTTTCAGTGGAACTGATGAAAAAGACCTGCGTAAGACTTCTGATGTCAACACAAACTTTTTAgttggtcctccaatgttttaactggaaactcctcgttactagtgctatttattgccataGCCCATGCCAATAGCAAATAAGACTATCATTTGTgaatatttaaatttttttaaataggactatcaaaagagaataGAGAGAGTATTGTGCTGGTTGCTGCTTTGTTACCAGTATTGGTTCTCAGTTGGTACCATGTCTGAATTACATGATACGAGGATTGGTAGTCCGTGGGGGATAGAATCAGTTCGATGCAAGTATACCCAATGAAGGGAAACAATCTTTAAAAATTCTTCTCTCTGATCGAGCATTAGCATTCTCAATTCATTTTATCTGAAGCTTTAGATGTGTTTGTACAAAATTACTTTTTCTATTGGTATAATTTCTTCTATTCTTGTTTGATTATATGTTAGTACAAGTAATCTTTTTGGGAGGCTTAAATTGTCAAGGTTTCGTCTGGTTACTTTTACTGTATAGGATTTGTCATATAAAAATTTACTCAGTAATATGATTTGTCGTATTTCAGCAAAAGTCTAGGAAAATCCCTGCTTAAGGGTGCTCAGGTTAGGGCTCGTGCAGAGCTCTCTGGTGAGACAAAGGGGAGGAAGAGTAATGAGATGGTGGACATAGCTCTTGTCCTTGAGAAAAGGTATTGCCTCTCTAGTGGCTTTTTTGTAATCATCATTTTCTTGGGTCCTTCAATGCTGTTTTATGGACAATGTGTACTTGTATTTTGATCGTGGTGATATGCATTGTGTAGGTTTGATTCTAGTTAGATGTCAAAGCTTGTttcacttgatgaaaattttCAGTCAAAAGGGATTTGATACTTTCTGCTTGTTTTTGTTATCTGATGATTATTTCAAGGGCTCTTACTTGATAATGTTGAGTTTGTTGTTTACATGCAAAAATGCATTTTGGTCGCAGTTGGTCTAGGACATAAAATCAACCCCTATTTAATTGACAATCATTGTTTGAGAGTATGAGAAGTAGCCTAAATTAGTTCTGACAGTGATCTGCCGAATCATACATTGGCATGGTTTTATCCCTTTGTTTTTCCCAGCTGTATAAACATGTTGCATTTGCATGAAAATTTACAAATTAATATGTTTGTTTCAGTGGAACTGCTGAAAAAGCACTGCATAAGGTTTCTGAGGTCAACATGCTCGCAGAGCAATGCAATGAGAAAAAGGCAGCTTCTggaggaattgtaaagtttgtcaCAATGGTTCCACGCTTTAAACTTAGGTATTGCCTGATCCTCCTTTCGTAAGCAACTTTTTTTCTCATGGAGTCTTGGTTATAATTGCTCAGTTCTGCTGCCATTGAATAATGAATATATGTTTTTAGTTCAGTTTTACCTGGAAACATTTGGATTGGTAGGTTTGAGGTTGGCTGGTTTATATGTTTAGAGGAATCTGTAGGTTAGGTTGTACTGATTATTCATCCTTTCTGGTGATGCCTTCAGTTTGGTTGAATTTTAAGTGTTGACCTGCATACTCTTCCCTTGTATTGTAGGTGGGGTGGCAAGGTTTACAGGGTTGAATTCCTGCTCAAGCGCCTCAAGCAGATCAAGCTCACCATGAGTGGAGACTTATGAATGAAGCTGACAGAATGAGTGATCCAGATGTTCCTACCCTTGACGTACTGTTAAAATACTTGCGGCTGTGATACTAAGAGACAAATCACTTAGAAGTACCGTTTTGGCTTACTATGTGGTTTGGGTACTGTCGTTTAGTTACTTCTGTTGGGTAGCGTGACAAGCTAAATCTTAGTTGATGATAAATGTTGCCTCCCGGCCGACAGATGCGTGACAAGCTAAATCTTAGTTGATGATAAATGTTGCCTCCCGGCCGACAGATAAACATTGCCTGGTGAAGTGAAGTTCATGCTGAAAGAACTTGTCTGTTTCGTATATGTTGGTTTGAAATCTGTGGGTTGCATACTTATGATATATGATGATGGTTTGAAATATCTGTGGGAGTTAAAGGGTGATGCAAAGTAGCATTTAGTACCTGTTTCTTTCAGCAGAATTTTCTTCTTGTCAGCAATTCATGCAGTTTTGCAATCTGTAAGTTGTGCGTAACATCCCCATGATTTCATATCAGTCTATAGATGGATATATGCATTGTCGTTGCTGTCCGTTGCCTCCCGTACCTCCTACATGTGGTGACCCTGTTCCGTGCCGCCTCTGCTCGCGGCGCATTCCTCCAGTCTGGTGTGTAGGACGGGATAGCGGGCGGCCAGATCGGCGTCGCACGGGAGGCAAGCTCGTCCACGCGAGGGCGCGGGACATCAGGGAGGGCTCTTCTCTCGTCCCCTCGTGCACGCTCGCAGGCGGGCGTGGCCCTTTCCCACCGGAGCTCTATAGCAGCGACGGCTTGACCTGGCCCCACTGAGACTTTGCCATGTCGGATCCGTGCGGGTGCGACCGTGCGAGCTGCCAGTTAATACCTTATTATTGTTTTGCTCCTTGAGTTGCCCTGCTGATGAAAATCGCAAAACTCCTGCTCAGAATATTCGTACATATTTCAAGCTGAGTTGTTTTTGGAGTAACTTGAAACTTTGACAACCCAGTTTGGTTCGGTCCTGCGTTGTAGCTGTAGTCCAATCCTGCGCAGAACTAAAAGAGCAGCTTATCGGACGTCCAGCATATGGATTTCTTGCTGTTGCTGCCTGTCGGACGTGATGTGCAGCATCTCCGACTTGATGTGCAGCATCTCCGACTTGATGGAACGACGACCAACTGAAAACTTGCACTTCATCAGCGACTTCTCAGTATGCAATTTGCCCAGGACGAGTGCGTGTGCGTAGAGAGAAAACGTACTTTGTAATAGGCGTGTTACTCTATTGGGCGCGTATGTGGCGTGGGTGTGGAGAGGGATATAATCCCCAGAGAACATGTAACGAGACATTATCGTTTTCCTTCTGAAGAATAGAACTCGGGGTTCATCGGGAGCCAGGGTCCTCTGCCCTGCCCCGCCCCCTACGAATTTGCCTCCTCTTGTGTGATCTCTGCGCTATGCAACTGGAGTTTAATTGCTACATCCTCTACGTACTCTTGTAAATTAATCATGGTAGCAGTTATGTACACATATGTTTACCATGCCTAATATTGCAAATCCCATTATTGATATGCACTTGTCAGGATGTAGTCTCGAATTTCACTATGCACGGTCATAGAGGTTCAACCGTTCAAATCATGCGAGCACCTGTCCTGCCGGCCTCCTACGTATTGCAAGTTAAACCGTTGACGTCTTCAAGTACCCGATTGGAGTTGGACATCATGGTTAGTTATCATCCAATTCCCCTCATGATCAGAGTAATAATACAACGTTTTAGGACTTTCGTTTTACTGGTACTGAGAATTCCATGTAGAAGGGGCAATAGTGAGGAGCCAGGGCGGCGATAAtttgatgaaaaaaaaagatgagtaCAATATTTAAGATAATGAGGTCAAGTCTTCCATATAGTGTGTACATGGTCATACCCAATATGGGGAAGTGAACAAAAGTTGCATGGACACGTCTAAATTCTTATATTAGGCAAAATTTGCTCTAGGACACTCCTCAAAGGTGGCTTTTGCCACAGGCCACCAAAAAAGACCGGCTTTGCCTCAACACACTCTTGAATGTTGGTTATTTGCTGCTGGACACTAAATGTATTATTATACTACATTTTAATTGGACTCCATGGGGAAATGACTGAATTGCCCCTGCCTCTAGTCAACAGAAGTCACGCTGGATCGAATGGAGGGGAGAACTCATCCTCGCGGCAGCGCCACGGCAGGCTCCCGGCGGCGGTACCCGGCGCCGCGAGGGCGGCCCGCGACGGTGACGGCCCCGGCCTTgaggccccccccccccccccgcagcggCTACGGCACCCGGCAGCGGCGAGGGTGCGGccccaagcggcggcggcccccgcgGCAGTTCGCAGCGGCGGCTATGGCAGTTCGCAACGACGGCGGCTAGCAGCCCACGCCGCACCAGCGAGGGtgtggctcgcggcggcggccagggagaCCCCCGCAGCTGTCAGGGAGGCATCCAGCATTGGCCCTGAGCAAGGCAAGTGTGACAAGAAACTTAGTTCATTCGAGGCATACAGTTGACCTTCAAGAGAGAAAGTGCACCTGCCGGCGGTGGCAAGTGACTGGGCTGCCATGTACACATGCCTTGTGCATAATCACCTCAATTCGAGGTTACAAGATTGAAGACTATATCCATGAATATTATTCTGTGGCAAAGTTCAAGAAAGCCTATGGGAAATGTGTGAAGCCCATGACTGATAGGAAACAATGGCCTCAAGTTAATCCTGGGTTCAAGTTGTGGCCTCCAGTTCTGAAAAGTGCAGCTAGGAGACCAAGGGTGAGAAGGTACAAATCAGTTGCAGAAGGGGGCTCTGGAAAGAGAACAACAAAATGCAAAAGATGCAGACAGCTTGGGCATATGGAAAAAAACATGTAACTAACCTGTTTATGATTATGATGCACCACCACCGGCCCCTCCAAAGCCACCAAGAAAGACAGGCAAAAAAAAGTGTCACAATAGTGCCATCAGTTGCTGCTGAAACACCAGAAGAACAATTATCCATTGCTGACCCTTTGTGAGTGTTAAAATTGCATCTTTATGAGTTTACACCTAACTTGCACATTCCTGCTGCTAACTTATAAATATAAACAACTTGCAGTGCTACACCAAGTAGAGCTATTACTGTATCTAAAAACGAGCCCTGTGACAAGAAGGTATTGCATTGTGCTTGTTGAACTATATTTTAGGTTCAAACTACAATTTCACATGGTTCGATCATGCAGTATGTCAAGGAGGCTGCTAGAATTTGAAGCTTCTACACCAACTAGAGCTATCATTTCTACAAGTACACCAAGCCCTATGACAAGAAGGTAATTTATCTAGATTTTTTTATGTCTTTATGCTTATCTTCTCTATTAGTTTGACTAAATTTGTATCCATTTATAGCCGTAAGAGGTTGATGGACCTTGAAGGAAATATAGAGCCTGTTGCATGTCTAGCTCTCTCTCCATCTCCCGTTGTTGTCAATGAGAAGGGTCGAAGGTTGTGAGGTCCAAGAAGACATAGTCTGTAATTAGGATATAGCTTCGTACTACTAGATAACCAAATGTGGGTGAACCTGTTATTTTGTGTGCTTGGAATGTTTCTGTACATGGGTTCAAGTACTGTGCTGAAATGTTCCTGAAACACTGCTGTAATATGGCTGAAATATTGTTGGAATGTTGCTGAAATTATCATGTCATTTTATTGCTAAAATATTGGTTTGAAGGGCAGGGGTATTTGTGGCAGAACCGTCCAATTTATCCCGACTTAAGAGTGCCCGATCATCATTTAAAGGAATAATCCCGTCAACGCTCTTAAAACGGAATAAATCCGATAGTCCGTCGGGCTTCACCCGAACTTTTCACCAAACAACCGTTCCATAAACATGCATACGGGATCACGAGCATAGAGCTTCAGATATTACACACAGGCATTTATTATAGAACATAAAACTAGGAAAGTGTTATTACAATATAAGAACAAACTTAATGCATACCGACTCTACAGAGTTTTCAAAGAGTACACCTACAGTCTTAGGGATTGTTGCCAGACAAGTTCATATATTACAACGAGTTTATAAAACATTCAGAGAGGTATGGACTCAACATACTCTCTGAGTCTTGGAGCTCTACTCCTGAGGCTCCTCCGGCGGAACTGTTATAAACATTTCAACACAAACACTGAGTACAAAAgggtactcagcaagactgacccgactAAATGAAAATAAATGCAGAAGATCAAGGAGCATGCAAGGCTGTTTAGAGTGGACTGGTATgttggttcaaaaaaaaaagataatttGAACTCCAAACAATCACTTCCTAACCGAGACTCATATATAGACACTAGACTCAAGAATAAACCTCATTCACAAACATTACAATAACTCTAGGTTCACAAGCAACAACTTTTATACTGGTTGCATTGTAATTATTTACGATGTTTAAGCAAGATCAAACGGCATTCATATCCGAGAATTGCGGCGATTGGGATCGATTTACATCCTGCAGGAGATAACTGGTCACACGTCACGTACAACTTCCGGTAAGCTGCACGCGGCAACCTTTCACAAGGAGGATACTAAACCCTGAACCAAGATTACCAACACCCGGGTTCGCACCCCCATGAAGGACCCCTCGTCGGGCTTGATCTCAACACAGGTTTCAGGCTACGATCCCGCCACCTATATCCACGTCGAGTGGGGTACAACTTGGTTCAAGTATTTAGGTCAACCAAGCTATTGGGCTTACTGGTTCCATATGTCAGTATATGACCAGTTTGTCAACTCCTGATCAAGGTTAAACATACCGTAGTTCCTTATTTCTTTCTTTGAAAGTGAGGACAGAGCCAGAACTCCTCTTCTACTCTGTACTCAACGATCACCCTACTCATCATACATTGCCTGTTTATATCAAGTGAACCTTTGAGTAATACCTAGACCTTTGATTGCTTTTAGTGTGGGTTTCTTTTAGACATTTTGGTTTGATCTAACTAGTTGCGAAGGTGGCAAAGATGTCCTTAAAACAATAAAGTTGATCATGCATCAAATGGGTTTCAATCAATTCCTAGACTTAAGCATTCACATGCGATAGCATGAAATAACAACAATCACTAAGAAATTAGTAGATGTAGATGCTCCGGTGCTTGCCTTGATCGGCTTCAGGAGGTGGGACTTCAGCTTGGAGCTCAGGCTCGTGCTCGATCACAatcacctcctctcctcctatGGGTCCCTCGGGCGGCAGCTCAATGTATTTGACGCTGACGTCCGCGACTTCCGATTCTAGTCGTAATGAGATGCAATGTTAGTGCATGAATGCAAAGCATTTGAAAGAATTGAATTACAACCTTATACCCcctataaagttgtaattcaACACTTAAAACACAAGCAAAAGTCCTAACCACATTTTAACCTTAATTTCCTATTTCTTATTATTCCTAATTATTTCTATTAAATATTTAAGAATATCAAAGTTCTAttttaaaaagaaataaaggtttaaaGTTTTATTGCATAAAGAATGGTAAAAGAAATCTAATAAAATTTATTTCACAAATTTTGGACAACCACAAAATCTTTTTAACACAAGAAACAAAATTTATCTAAACCATTAACACAAAGCCTCCTTTATCCCTTTCATTTCTTttccatcccccccccccccccccccccccctcttcttttatttttttcctcacggaagcctcctccctcctctgtttttGCCGCCCACGCACGGACAGGGAGCGACGGCTccagcagctcgccggcggcggccacacCGGCGACCTGCGGCCGGCCCCCAGGCCTGCGGCCCTGCTCCCCCCTCTCCACGCTCCATCCACGCCCCCAAATTCCCAAATCCCAGCGCCCCCAGCGAGGAACGCCATGGGGGGGCGGCAGCCTGCCATGGCCAACGCTGACCGGCCAAGGCGGCGCCTCCCCGCGCCGGGAGGGGGATTgaggagcaccaccaccaccccacgAACCCATTCCGGCCCTCAATCGAACCTCGGGAAGACCGGAGcacagagctccg from Panicum virgatum strain AP13 chromosome 9K, P.virgatum_v5, whole genome shotgun sequence encodes:
- the LOC120646940 gene encoding uncharacterized protein LOC120646940; protein product: MSSAPPSHQSRPSQHRRQHHNPGPRQPPPPQQRYVPKSASPAAPKPSPPSQPSLTTALRSSTASSSASGSGRSTSGRVGGAAADEFVAYLPHDEAVAAGLGGLDAHESQTVVDLLNDALAALLRAKPREFWRQVAQNTSLHDFLDSYLQFRHRWYDLPHRSPKGAVAGLVVGELELCRRVFMVLYRISSNKDPGAGRGESLSMKEHTALLLEKKLLDLPKLLDICAIYEHDNNKLTSSLVTNVINVQPNVLDGINIVIPQFLGIFHTMHDRCMTSLQVLTSTGSVDNGYIQLHKDFLEVLDFVNDAIVTLDSFVGAYQPAALLFCTNFEMSYGVEELLNTLSRLYDSLLPSLLQGFKVLSKSQSNGLASPDSMLSDTALGIRMLSKRTVRFGWRLLHYCYLNDQLKGHDAQTSTKMFPANVEDPIIRGDILVQTLKDINREAYNSSQLNHGNTFLKSLESEFQLMSQIDNIRNKGWMYMDDEQFQFISRLCGSTHTWNSIPDLPVSSHGGDLQQRDEEMAMVESKISQIRDLFPDYGKGFLAACLEAYNLNPEEVIQRILEGTLHQDLLALDTSLEEMPQKKAPTAVKDKGKGILVEIAPQITAKPHKVAQARYIVQDGPSSAASSAPQGSSSAISSASQGPSSAVSSEFQGSSSTISSVSQGSSSAVSSEFQGSSAVSSAPQGRFTRKANDDLPDTAILDSKNAKDAVRSVILDSQYEYEDEYDDSFDDLGFSVVESSYEETDGANDTDTSSHGPRWSSQKKPQFYVKDGKNYSYKVAGSVAVSSAREAAVMRQTQKDTIYGLGRGGNVPFGVPSRQHIDVEEEELHDANNYGRGDSNPRGRGRRGGRGQGNSLEENENPSGQGYGRAGRRGGWNQGSMAEENGNPNGQQGFGRGGRRGGSNQRSPAEEDSNSLGRQQGFGHGARQGRNHDRPAENSEDHDPAEGFARGVPVPRGGDPGRGGGPGRRGGQNHHRRDRAMKKHMQGLTGL
- the LOC120646941 gene encoding uncharacterized protein LOC120646941 isoform X2; this translates as MARKSLGKSLLKGAQVRARAELSGETKGRKSNEMVDIALVLEKSGTAEKALHKVSEVNMLAEQCNEKKAASGGIVKFVTMVPRFKLRWGGKVYRVEFLLKRLKQIKLTMSGDL
- the LOC120646941 gene encoding uncharacterized protein LOC120646941 isoform X1, giving the protein MARQQLGKTLLKSARFRDLVEQSGELKGKNSGEKSKSLGKSLLKGAQVRARAELSGETKGRKSNEMVDIALVLEKSGTAEKALHKVSEVNMLAEQCNEKKAASGGIVKFVTMVPRFKLRWGGKVYRVEFLLKRLKQIKLTMSGDL